The Candidatus Eremiobacterota bacterium genome includes the window GCACGCGTGATGGTGATGGACCGAGCGCAGCAGCATCAAGCCCTGACCGCAACGCTGTTGCGAGGTCGGACCGGGGGCCCCACGCAACGCGTGGGGGGCGCGCAGCCCGGGGCGGAGCGCCTTTAGAATGAGCATGCTGTCGCAAGAAGAGATCGACGCGCTCGTCAACCAGCTTGCCGCACCGGACCTCGCGGCCGCGGTGCCGGAAGTCCGCAAGATCAAGCCGTTCGACTTCCGCTTCAACAAGCGGCTCGACAAGTTCAGCACCAACCAGCTGCAGACGCTGCGCACGCTGCACGACAACTTCACCCGGCTGCTGAACAACTCGCTTTCCGTGTACCTGCGCACGCGCGTCGAAGCCACCAACGTCTCGATCGAACAGGTCAGCTACGGCGACTTCATCTCCTCGATCGGGATTCCGTCGATCCTGTCGATCTTCTCGATGGACCCGCTGCCGGGCTCGGGGATCATCCAGGTCGACTTGAACCTGGTCTTCTCGATCATCGACCGGCTCCTCGGCGGCCCAGGCTGGTACCCGAACAAGCTGCGCGACCTCACCGACATCGAGCGCACGCTGATGCAGCGCTTCATGGCGAGGATGCTCAACAGCTACCGTGAGTCGTGGAACTACCTGCTCACGCTCTCGCTGAAGATCGAGGCGCTCGACTCGAACCCGCAGTTCATCCCGCGCATCATCCCGCTCGACCAGATCGTCGCGCTCGTGACCTGCGAGCTGAAGGTCGGCGACATGGCGGGCGTGATGAACTTCTGCCTGCCGTACCAGGTGCTGAACCAGGTCGGCGCGCAGCTTTCCGACTTCCAGTGGTCCCCGAGCGTCGCCGCCGGCCGCGGGATGACCGAGCACGACATCGCGCAGCTCGCGCGCAACGTCGAGCGCGCGCCGGTCGACGTCACCGTCGAGCTCGGCAAGACCGTCGTCTCGCTGCGCGACCTGATCGCGCTCCAGCCGGGCGACCTGCTCATGTTTGACAAGCCGGTCGGGGAGCCGCTCGCCGCGACGGTGAACGAGCGCGAGAAGTTCAAGGTGTTCCCCGGCGTGAACCGCGACCGGCTCGCGGTCCGGGTCAGCCAGGTCGTCGAGAGCGAGGAGTAAGGGTGCCCGACAGTCTCAAGCCACTCGCCGATGCGATGTTCGGCTCCGCGGCCAGCGTCCTGGGCGCGCTCGCCGGCCGCACCGTCACCGCGGGCAAGTCCTCCCGCACCGAGCACGACGGCTCGATCCGCATCGATCCCGAAGCCGTCGCGACGGTCACCCGCATCCCGTCGGCCGATCTGGCCTTCGTCTGCCGCTACCCGAAGCGCGATCTCGCCCACGTCGTGGAGCTGATGCTCGGCAGCCCGGGCGACGGCGGCGAGCTGGACGCGATGCAGCTCTCGATCGTCCACGAGACCGTCGCGCAGATCTCCAGCGCGATGGGCGAGCAGCTCGCCGGCGCGACGCGCCATTCCGCCCAAGGGATCGACTCGATCGTCGCCACCGAAGCGAGCGCGTTTCCGGCGCCGCCGTTCGTGACGTTCAGCGCCGCGCTCGACCTGGGCGACGGCTTCAAGACGACGCTGACGCTCGACTTCGACGTCCTCGCGCAGCACCGGCTCGCACCCGAGGCGGCGAAGTCCGCCCAACCGCCGCCGGTGTTCGCCGCCGCGAAGCAGCCCGCGCGCGGGCGGGTCGAAGAAGGCCAGCCGGTCGCGTTCACCCCGATGGCGCCCACCCCGGTCCGCACTGCGGCGCCCGGCCAGGCGAACCTCGACTTGGTGCACGACGTCCCGCTGGAGATCTCCGCGGTGCTCGGGCAGACGGAGCTCTCGCTGCGCGAGGTCGTCTCGATGCAGACCGGGAGCGTCTTCGAGCTCGACAAGCTTTCGACCGAGCCGATCGACCTGTACGTGAACAAGATCCTGATCGCGCGCGGCGAGGTCGTCGTCGTCGACGACAAGTTCGCGGTGAAGATCAGCGAGCTCAACCCCGTCGTCGACAGGATCTAGTGGGTTCGGCGGTGCCGAACCCACTAGGTATGTTGAGATGACCGCCGATGTCGTCCTGCGGGCGATCTGGGCCTTTGCGGTCGTCGCCCTGCTGCTGGTCGGGCTGACCTACGTGGTCCGCTCGCTGAACCGCGGCCGGCTGGTCGCCGCGACGGGCCGCCGGCTGGTGACCGTCGTCGAGTCGACCGTGCTGGCGCAGAACGTCTCCGTTCACGTCGTCAAGGTCGGCGACCGATACTATCTGGTAGGCGGAGGATCCGCCGGAGTAACCCACATCGCCGACGTCCCCCCGGACGTGGTCGACCCCTACATCGAGACGCAACGGAAGGCGCTCGGGGAGCAACGCGACGCGGTGCTCCGCCTGCTGCAGAGATTCCGAAGATAACGTGAACCGCCGTCTCCTGATCGTCCTGGGCGCGCTGGCCGGAGGTTTGGCCCTCGTGCTCTTTGCGGTGCCCGCGCTCGCGCAGGGCGTCCCGGGCCCGTCGAGTCCGACGCTCCCGATCCCGCGCGTGAACATCGGCGTGACGCCCTCGACCAAGCCCTCCGACGTCGCGCTCTCGCTGCAGATCCTGCTGCTGCTGACCGTCGTCACGCTGGCGCCGACGCTGCTCGTGCTGCTGACCTCGTTCACCCGCATCGTGGTCGTCCTCTCGTTCGTCCGCACGGCGCTGGGGACGCAGCAGGTTCCGCCGACGCAGGTGCTGGTCGGGCTCTCGCTACTGCTGACGTTCTTCGTGATGAACCCGGTGATCCAGGACATCAACAAGAACGCGCTGCAGCCGTACCTCGGCAACAAGATCTCGCAAAAAGTCGCGATCGACCGGGCCGCCAAGCCGCTGCGCGCGTTCATGTTCAAGCAAACGCGCGAGAAGGACATCGCCCTGTTCTACTCGCTGACGAAGGAGCCGCGTCCGGCGAACCAGGACGACGTCCCGACCTACCTGCTCGTCCCCGCGTTCGTGATCAGCGAGCTGAAGACGGCGTTCCAGATCGGCTTCGCGATCTACATCCCGTTCATCGTGATCGACATGGTCGTCGCCTCGGTGCTGCTCTCGATGGGGATGATGATGATCCCCCCGGTGATCATCTCGCTCCCGTTCAAGATCTTGATCTTCCTGCTGGTCGACGGCTGGAACCTCACCGTCGCCGCATTGTTCGCGAGCTTCAATCGATGAGGCGCTCCGCCCCCGGCTGCGCGCCCCCCACGCTCCGCGTGGGGCCCCCCGTCCGAGCTCGCAATGACATGCTGCTTTGTGGGCGATCGTTCTACGCTCGCTCCATCACCATGGTGCCCGCGTGACGTACGCGGCGGCATTGTCGCTCGGGCGCGAGGCGATCTTCATCGCCTTGCTGGTCTGCGCGCCGGCGCTGCTGCTCGGGCTCGCGACCGGGCTGATCGTCTCGGTCTTTCAGGCCGTGACGCAGATCCAAGAGCCGACGCTCGCCTTCATCCCGAAGATCGTCGTGGTCGCGCTGGCGATCCTGCTCTTCGGCCCGTTCATGCTGGCGCTCCTCACCGACTTCACGACCCGAGTCTTCACCGGCATACCCGCCTTCATTCGATGACCGGCGCCTGGAACGTCTTTGGGCTGACGACCGGGCAGTTCGAGACGGGGCTGCTGGTGCTGGTGCGCGTTTCGGCGATGCTGATGCTGGTGCCGATCTTCTCACAGACGCAGGTGCCGCAGCTCGTGCGCTTCGGCCTGGGGCTGCTGCTGGCGCTGGTGATCGTGCGCGTCGTCCCGCCGATGGCGCCGCTCGGGGGGCTCGGCGCGCTGACGGTCGCGATCCTCGCGCAAGTGTTCATCGGGCTCGTCTTCGGCTTCGTCGCGTTTCTGCTGTTCACCGGGATCCAGTTCGCCGGCGAGATCATCGACGTGCAGATCGGCTTCGCGGTGGTGAACATCGTCAACCCGCTCACCTCGCAGAACGTCACCGTGATCGGCGAGTTCCAGCTCGCGCTCGCGACGCTGCTCTACCTCGCCGCGGACGCGCACCACGCGCTGATCGCCGGAATGGCCGGCTCGTTCAACTTGGTCCCGCTGCCGTTCGTCGCCGCGCCCGAGCTGGTCGCCGGGGACGTGATGCGCTTCTTCGCGCAGGCGCTGTTCATCGTCTTCCAGATCGCCGCGCCGGTCGCGATCGCGCTGTTTCTGGTGAACGTGATGCTCGGGCTGATGGCGCGCGTCGCGCCGCAGATGAACGTCTTCGTCGTCGGCTTCCCGATCCAGATCACGGTCGGGCTCATCATGCTGATCGTCGCGCTCCCGCTGCTCGGCGCGGTCTTCCCCGCGCTGGTCGACACCTCGCAGCGCCAGCTGGACACCGTCCTGCGCGCGATGGCGCCCGCCACCTCACCGCAGCCGAGCCCGACGCCGTAAGATGGCCCGCCCCGACGCCACCGAAAAGGCTACCCCCAAACGAAGGCGCGAGGCCCGCGAGCGCGGGCAGGTCGCGCGTTCCCAGGACATCGGCGGCTCGGCGATCTTCTTGGCGATCGTCATCGCGCTGCACGCGGGCTTCATGGCCGCGCTCGGCGCCGGCGCGCAAGCGTTTCAAGTCGCGCTGACCCACGCCGGCGCGCACGACGAGCTGACGATCAGCTCCGTCGGCGGGCTGTTCGCCGGCGCGATGCTGCCGTACGCGCCGCTGCTCGCGATGGCGTTCGGTGCGGCGGTCGTCCTGGCTGTGGTCGCCAACGTGCTGCAGTTCGGGTTGTTGTTCTCACCCGCGCTGCTCGCGCCGAACTTCGGCAAGCTCAACCCGCTGGCGGGGTTCAAGCGAATTTTCTTCTCGCCGCAGACGCTGGTGCAGTTCGCCAAGCAGCTCCTGAAGCTGACGATCGTCATCATCATCTGCTGGCTGGGCGTGAAGGACAACTTCACGCTGCTCTACGCGCTGGCGCACGCCTCGCCGCACGACATCATCGTGACGATCGAAGGAATCGTCTTCGGAATCGGGTTGAAGGTCGGCATCTTGCTGCTGCTGCTCGGGATCGCGGACTACGTCTGGGAGCGGCGCCGCCTCGAGCAGTCGCTGAAGATGACGAAAACCGAAGTGCGCGACGAACACCGCCAGCAAGAAGGGAACCCCGAAGCGAAGCAGGCGCTGCGCCAGCGACAGCGCGCGATGGCGCGCAAGCGCATGATGGCCGCCGTCCCGAAGGCGACGGTGGTCGTGACGAACCCGACCCACTACGCCGTCGCGCTGCTGTGGGACGAGATCAAGATGGACGCGCCGCTCTTGGTCGCCAAAGGCACGGACCTCATCGCCAAGCGCATCCGCGAGCTGGCCGCCGAGCACGACGTCCCGATCCTGGAGAACCCGCCGCTCGCGCGCACGCTCTACGCGAAGGTCGAGCTCGATTCGCCCGTCCCGCCCGACATGTACGCCGCGGTCGCCCAAATAATCGCCTTCGTCTACAAGCTGAAAAACCGCACGATCGCCTGAGCGCTTGCTCGGCTAGGCGCGGCCGAAGCACCCGCAGAACGTGCGGCGCGATGCTTTCGATCGGTGTGGGGACCGACGGCGAGACCGCGTGGGCTCGCTCGCTCGCCGAGCCGCATGCGGTGTGGGACGCCCAGATCGGCACGCCGGCGTTCCCGGCGACCGTGCGCGGCCGTCTCGCCGCAGGCTTCGCGACGCCGCACGTCGTGCCGAAGTTTCCGGTGCGCCACGACGACGCGTTCTTCTGCATCGGTTCGTGCTTCGCGCGGGTCATCGAGCGGCAGCTGCGCTACCGCAACCTGAACGTGCTCAGTATGCGCTATCACGGCGAGCTCACCGAGGCGCAGCTCGGGCCGAACGGCGCGAACAAGTTCACCACTGCCTCGATGCTGAACGAGCTGAAGTGGTCGCTGGCCGGCGAGCCGTTCCCCGACGAGGCGCTCGTCCCCGACGGCGACGGCTACCGCGATCTGCAGTTGGCCGAAGCGGTCTTTGCCGTCTCGCCCGCGCGTGCGCGCGAACGCCGCGCCGAGCTGCTCGAGTACTTCGGCCGGTTGAAGGACGCCGACGTGGTCGTGATCACGCTCGGGCTGGTCGAGGTCTGGTACGACCACCTCGCGCAGCTCTACCTCAACGTCACGCCGCCGCTCGAGACGGCGCGCCGGTTTCCGGGGCGCTTCAGCGTGCACACCAGCGACTACGCGGAGAACCGCGCGCGGCTCGCGGAGATCGTCGACCTGCTCACTACGCACGGGCGACCCGGCGCGCGCATCGTCGTGACGGTCTCGCCGGTCCCGCTGCAGCGCACCTTCGGCGACGTCGACGTGCTCAGCGCCAACGTATACGCGAAGTCGACGCTGCGCGCGGTCGCCGGCGACCTCGCCCGCGAGCGCGCGAACGTGCAATACTTCCCCAGCTACGAGCTGGTCACGGTGACCGACCGCAACCGCGCGTTCGCTCCCGACCAGGCGCACGTCACCGAGGAAGCCAGCGAAGAGATCGTCCGCGCGTTCGCGAAGACGTTCGGCCTCGCCGAAGAGCGCCCGCATCCCGAGTTTCGCGAGAAAGAGTACCTGTGGGCGAATCCGGACGTGCCTATCGCGGTCACCGAAGGCGGCTCGCCAGCGGGTACGACCACTGGATCGCCTTCGGCCGCGCCGAAGGCCGGCGGTTGCGCCCTTAGCATGAAGCAAACGACAAGCGCCGCCGGCGTGCAGCCGGGCGACGTCTTCAACCTCGGCGAAAGCTCGTTCAACGTCGTGCAGGGTGTGACCGAGCAGCTCGTCCAGGCGACGTGGTTCCGCGGCCAACACTGCAACTTCAACCCGACCAAGGCCGACCTGCTTGAGCCTGGCGCGCTGGAGCGCCACGTCACGCAAGGCTGGCTGCCGGAGACGCCGTTCATCACGCGCGCGCACGGGATCACCGCGTTCGGGAGCTGCTTCGCCGAGAACATCACCCGGCATCTCGGCGACCGCGCGTACCGCGTCCTCACCGACCAGCGCCACGCCGACGTGAACGGCTCGTACGTGATCCGCTGCGCGGAGGGAATCGTCAACACCTTCGCGGTGCGCCAGCAGTTCGAATGGGCGCTGAACGGCGCGCATTTCAACGAAGAGCTGTGGTTCGACTCGAAGGGCGTGCTGGCGCCGTACAACGAGCGGGTCCGGCACGAGACGGCCGGGATCT containing:
- the fliN gene encoding flagellar motor switch protein FliN — translated: MPDSLKPLADAMFGSAASVLGALAGRTVTAGKSSRTEHDGSIRIDPEAVATVTRIPSADLAFVCRYPKRDLAHVVELMLGSPGDGGELDAMQLSIVHETVAQISSAMGEQLAGATRHSAQGIDSIVATEASAFPAPPFVTFSAALDLGDGFKTTLTLDFDVLAQHRLAPEAAKSAQPPPVFAAAKQPARGRVEEGQPVAFTPMAPTPVRTAAPGQANLDLVHDVPLEISAVLGQTELSLREVVSMQTGSVFELDKLSTEPIDLYVNKILIARGEVVVVDDKFAVKISELNPVVDRI
- the fliM gene encoding flagellar motor switch protein FliM, with product MSMLSQEEIDALVNQLAAPDLAAAVPEVRKIKPFDFRFNKRLDKFSTNQLQTLRTLHDNFTRLLNNSLSVYLRTRVEATNVSIEQVSYGDFISSIGIPSILSIFSMDPLPGSGIIQVDLNLVFSIIDRLLGGPGWYPNKLRDLTDIERTLMQRFMARMLNSYRESWNYLLTLSLKIEALDSNPQFIPRIIPLDQIVALVTCELKVGDMAGVMNFCLPYQVLNQVGAQLSDFQWSPSVAAGRGMTEHDIAQLARNVERAPVDVTVELGKTVVSLRDLIALQPGDLLMFDKPVGEPLAATVNEREKFKVFPGVNRDRLAVRVSQVVESEE
- the fliP gene encoding flagellar type III secretion system pore protein FliP (The bacterial flagellar biogenesis protein FliP forms a type III secretion system (T3SS)-type pore required for flagellar assembly.), which encodes MGALAGGLALVLFAVPALAQGVPGPSSPTLPIPRVNIGVTPSTKPSDVALSLQILLLLTVVTLAPTLLVLLTSFTRIVVVLSFVRTALGTQQVPPTQVLVGLSLLLTFFVMNPVIQDINKNALQPYLGNKISQKVAIDRAAKPLRAFMFKQTREKDIALFYSLTKEPRPANQDDVPTYLLVPAFVISELKTAFQIGFAIYIPFIVIDMVVASVLLSMGMMMIPPVIISLPFKILIFLLVDGWNLTVAALFASFNR
- a CDS encoding GSCFA domain-containing protein, translated to MLSIGVGTDGETAWARSLAEPHAVWDAQIGTPAFPATVRGRLAAGFATPHVVPKFPVRHDDAFFCIGSCFARVIERQLRYRNLNVLSMRYHGELTEAQLGPNGANKFTTASMLNELKWSLAGEPFPDEALVPDGDGYRDLQLAEAVFAVSPARARERRAELLEYFGRLKDADVVVITLGLVEVWYDHLAQLYLNVTPPLETARRFPGRFSVHTSDYAENRARLAEIVDLLTTHGRPGARIVVTVSPVPLQRTFGDVDVLSANVYAKSTLRAVAGDLARERANVQYFPSYELVTVTDRNRAFAPDQAHVTEEASEEIVRAFAKTFGLAEERPHPEFREKEYLWANPDVPIAVTEGGSPAGTTTGSPSAAPKAGGCALSMKQTTSAAGVQPGDVFNLGESSFNVVQGVTEQLVQATWFRGQHCNFNPTKADLLEPGALERHVTQGWLPETPFITRAHGITAFGSCFAENITRHLGDRAYRVLTDQRHADVNGSYVIRCAEGIVNTFAVRQQFEWALNGAHFNEELWFDSKGVLAPYNERVRHETAGIFTQTDVFIITAGLAEVWYSTLTGEVFWRAVPADQFDPARHGFRLSSVAENLENLTAIRALIRAHRPEAAIVFTLSPIPLHATFRPISCITANAVSKATLRVALDELMRAHGDDQRLFYFPAYEIVRDAFADPFVDDNRHVKPHILDAVAQTFERAYCLAEPALEPTP
- the fliQ gene encoding flagellar biosynthesis protein FliQ, producing the protein MTYAAALSLGREAIFIALLVCAPALLLGLATGLIVSVFQAVTQIQEPTLAFIPKIVVVALAILLFGPFMLALLTDFTTRVFTGIPAFIR
- the fliR gene encoding flagellar biosynthetic protein FliR translates to MTGAWNVFGLTTGQFETGLLVLVRVSAMLMLVPIFSQTQVPQLVRFGLGLLLALVIVRVVPPMAPLGGLGALTVAILAQVFIGLVFGFVAFLLFTGIQFAGEIIDVQIGFAVVNIVNPLTSQNVTVIGEFQLALATLLYLAADAHHALIAGMAGSFNLVPLPFVAAPELVAGDVMRFFAQALFIVFQIAAPVAIALFLVNVMLGLMARVAPQMNVFVVGFPIQITVGLIMLIVALPLLGAVFPALVDTSQRQLDTVLRAMAPATSPQPSPTP
- a CDS encoding flagellar biosynthetic protein FliO, which produces MTADVVLRAIWAFAVVALLLVGLTYVVRSLNRGRLVAATGRRLVTVVESTVLAQNVSVHVVKVGDRYYLVGGGSAGVTHIADVPPDVVDPYIETQRKALGEQRDAVLRLLQRFRR
- the flhB gene encoding flagellar biosynthesis protein FlhB translates to MARPDATEKATPKRRREARERGQVARSQDIGGSAIFLAIVIALHAGFMAALGAGAQAFQVALTHAGAHDELTISSVGGLFAGAMLPYAPLLAMAFGAAVVLAVVANVLQFGLLFSPALLAPNFGKLNPLAGFKRIFFSPQTLVQFAKQLLKLTIVIIICWLGVKDNFTLLYALAHASPHDIIVTIEGIVFGIGLKVGILLLLLGIADYVWERRRLEQSLKMTKTEVRDEHRQQEGNPEAKQALRQRQRAMARKRMMAAVPKATVVVTNPTHYAVALLWDEIKMDAPLLVAKGTDLIAKRIRELAAEHDVPILENPPLARTLYAKVELDSPVPPDMYAAVAQIIAFVYKLKNRTIA